A genomic segment from Curtobacterium sp. MCSS17_007 encodes:
- a CDS encoding TNT domain-containing protein, whose protein sequence is MTFQRLRSDLHERGFGPELVVLPGDPPTGPLVEGELRVVEIDGGYQLHCIDYGQARIVATAPDAASISSALLSFLDRPVPGPMEMAQPEVDAVQSRLAPYYPELRGQIAARGGISLIQLPPGILVDRVGAVDGWLLNQLNSSFESRSLPPTALRQPSGVHQFVTEATVLVEASVVQPWFGQPGGAIRYTIADTSLTVRDLLVEGSLRRITVPVRAAAG, encoded by the coding sequence GTGACGTTCCAGCGACTCCGCTCCGATCTCCACGAACGGGGCTTCGGCCCGGAACTCGTCGTACTCCCCGGAGATCCTCCCACCGGGCCACTCGTCGAGGGCGAGCTGCGTGTGGTGGAGATCGACGGCGGGTACCAGCTCCACTGCATCGACTACGGGCAGGCTCGGATCGTTGCGACGGCGCCTGATGCCGCGAGCATCTCCTCGGCGCTCCTGTCCTTCCTGGACCGTCCCGTTCCCGGCCCGATGGAGATGGCTCAGCCCGAGGTGGACGCTGTCCAGTCCAGGCTCGCTCCGTACTACCCGGAGCTCCGCGGCCAGATCGCGGCTCGCGGCGGAATCAGTCTCATCCAGCTCCCGCCCGGCATCCTCGTCGACCGCGTCGGTGCCGTGGACGGTTGGTTGCTGAACCAACTCAACTCGTCATTCGAGTCGCGTTCCCTGCCGCCGACGGCGCTCCGACAGCCGTCCGGCGTCCACCAGTTCGTGACCGAGGCGACCGTGCTCGTCGAGGCGTCCGTCGTGCAGCCGTGGTTCGGGCAGCCCGGCGGTGCGATCCGGTACACGATCGCGGACACGTCGCTGACCGTCCGGGACCTCCTCGTGGAGGGCTCGCTCCGGCGCATCACCGTGCCGGTGCGTGCAGCCGCAGGCTGA
- a CDS encoding TNT domain-containing protein yields MNAVVKSGEIPYTDVQLEGITAGATSLRSVASAVRDGTADIVTAWSAISGSYEGPSDQELFDVMTPIGPQGTTFGDDLDSAAKALDTFVEEATPIVAALKAYVTRAEQLQRDVAAFQPQTIQTMDGPVTQTESWDQDETLNGENNDIINGVANRVVEYQAAERKCANAIRSLSGLPALHAITGSGDDALGYGYDELPMGTQLPWGTAESRNESCAEKTTWFLPHLVKGVVWDGVIVGTLGGIGELIGFRDWKWSGDNFVDTWKSLGSLIGYDKESNEWWNGDAAKAGWGGLLKGTLAWDKWADDPGTALGESGWNVVSIVIPFFGVASKVGAVGRTGEVASAISKAGKALDLVDAGAWASRGLTKVLPNLGDLKGVLTNGFEHLPDTFRTRIAEFRIDLNEWRHGSHADADSTVDGPAARSEGAADAAADAHVQAQANASARAHTEGAESNAPTPEREPAMVGGGHGESTTVHGGGSEAGSSGGGGHGTGVPTGGSGGSSGGGGHGTDAGGETAGGMPDRGHQVDPTESFGKVPYGDGVANHAGPGGTTLTDDLTRPGADLPVGVRDVGHSGSPIDSDYGKPRLDHGAFNPNYAAPGDPLYVAPHGGDGHVNPATEQLVTTGSGPDGYYGHHADGTPLTRQDYVERYIKPDDTPRYPGNDGAVSGSRIEFKDPTVFGQYYSTTIDRMGRDTGTYFSFPGTSFEQRGLPPTNLRDPYSVFEMDTDAMKTNGYKVQVSRIDAAFGQPGGGLQVQVMDRFGKPVGADLMLKGNPGAGVLPMLKRTAFTLD; encoded by the coding sequence GTGAACGCCGTCGTCAAGAGCGGGGAGATCCCGTACACCGACGTGCAGCTCGAGGGCATCACCGCCGGTGCGACCTCGCTGCGGTCGGTCGCGTCCGCGGTCCGGGACGGCACCGCCGACATCGTCACCGCGTGGAGCGCGATCTCCGGCTCGTACGAAGGGCCGAGCGACCAGGAGCTCTTCGACGTCATGACGCCGATCGGGCCGCAGGGCACGACGTTCGGCGACGACCTCGACTCCGCCGCGAAGGCGCTCGACACATTCGTCGAGGAAGCCACCCCGATCGTCGCTGCGCTCAAGGCCTACGTCACGCGGGCCGAGCAGCTGCAGCGGGACGTCGCCGCGTTCCAGCCGCAGACCATCCAGACGATGGACGGCCCGGTCACGCAGACCGAGAGCTGGGACCAGGACGAGACCCTCAACGGCGAGAACAACGACATCATCAACGGCGTCGCGAACCGCGTCGTCGAGTACCAGGCCGCCGAGCGCAAGTGCGCGAACGCCATCCGTTCGCTGAGCGGCCTGCCGGCACTGCACGCCATCACCGGGTCCGGCGACGACGCGCTCGGCTACGGCTACGACGAACTCCCGATGGGCACGCAGTTGCCGTGGGGCACCGCTGAGTCGCGCAACGAGTCGTGCGCCGAGAAGACGACGTGGTTCCTGCCGCACCTGGTGAAGGGTGTCGTCTGGGACGGCGTCATCGTCGGGACCCTCGGCGGCATCGGCGAACTGATCGGCTTCCGCGACTGGAAGTGGAGCGGCGACAACTTCGTCGACACCTGGAAGAGTCTCGGCTCCTTGATCGGGTACGACAAGGAGTCGAACGAGTGGTGGAACGGCGACGCCGCGAAGGCCGGGTGGGGCGGGCTGCTCAAGGGCACCCTGGCGTGGGACAAGTGGGCCGACGACCCCGGGACGGCGCTCGGTGAGAGCGGCTGGAACGTCGTGTCGATCGTCATCCCGTTCTTCGGCGTCGCGAGCAAGGTGGGGGCGGTCGGGCGGACCGGCGAGGTCGCCTCGGCGATCAGCAAGGCGGGGAAGGCCCTGGACCTCGTGGACGCCGGAGCCTGGGCGTCGAGGGGTCTGACCAAGGTCCTGCCGAACCTCGGCGACCTCAAGGGTGTGCTGACGAACGGCTTCGAGCACCTCCCCGACACCTTCAGGACGAGGATCGCGGAGTTCAGAATCGACCTCAACGAGTGGCGGCACGGGTCACACGCCGATGCGGACAGCACGGTCGACGGGCCTGCGGCGCGGAGCGAGGGGGCGGCGGACGCGGCGGCCGATGCGCACGTGCAGGCGCAGGCGAACGCGAGCGCCCGCGCGCACACGGAGGGGGCGGAGTCGAACGCGCCGACGCCCGAGCGTGAGCCGGCGATGGTCGGTGGCGGCCACGGGGAGAGCACCACCGTGCACGGGGGCGGTTCCGAGGCGGGGTCGAGCGGTGGCGGTGGTCACGGGACCGGTGTGCCGACGGGCGGGTCCGGGGGATCGTCCGGCGGCGGTGGGCACGGGACCGATGCCGGCGGCGAGACCGCTGGGGGGATGCCTGATCGCGGACACCAGGTCGATCCGACCGAGTCGTTCGGCAAGGTGCCGTACGGCGACGGCGTCGCGAACCACGCCGGGCCCGGCGGTACGACGCTCACGGACGACCTGACGCGCCCCGGCGCTGATCTCCCCGTCGGCGTTCGCGACGTCGGGCACAGCGGCTCCCCGATCGATTCCGACTACGGCAAGCCGCGCCTCGACCACGGCGCCTTCAACCCGAACTACGCTGCGCCGGGCGACCCGTTGTACGTGGCCCCGCACGGCGGTGACGGTCACGTGAACCCGGCAACCGAACAGCTCGTGACGACCGGGTCGGGCCCCGACGGGTACTACGGCCACCATGCGGACGGAACTCCGCTGACTCGTCAGGACTACGTCGAGCGCTACATCAAACCAGACGACACGCCCCGTTACCCGGGGAATGACGGCGCAGTCTCGGGGTCGCGGATCGAGTTCAAGGACCCGACCGTTTTCGGCCAGTACTACTCGACGACCATCGACCGAATGGGCAGAGACACCGGGACGTACTTCTCGTTCCCGGGAACGTCATTCGAACAGCGAGGTCTTCCTCCGACGAACCTCAGAGATCCGTACTCCGTCTTCGAGATGGACACGGACGCGATGAAGACCAACGGATACAAGGTTCAGGTGAGCCGGATCGATGCGGCCTTCGGCCAGCCCGGTGGGGGGCTGCAGGTCCAGGTCATGGATCGATTCGGAAAACCGGTCGGGGCCGACTTGATGCTCAAGGGCAACCCGGGGGCCGGTGTCTTGCCGATGTTGAAGAGAACGGCGTTCACTCTTGACTGA
- a CDS encoding DUF6507 family protein, producing the protein MVDGWRVDPAGVEAVLQDVASRTTTMNDALGGSEDGSVQGVATVVQDAATAAQSQVIGEALAGFFEHRQDMLTGIQDRIQASLYGAAGATRAIVEGDDEMGASTAQANAIAASKDGNFTAFDGMFDR; encoded by the coding sequence GTGGTCGACGGCTGGCGGGTCGATCCCGCGGGGGTCGAGGCCGTGCTGCAGGACGTCGCGTCCAGGACCACGACGATGAACGACGCCCTGGGCGGATCCGAGGACGGGTCCGTCCAGGGCGTCGCCACCGTGGTGCAGGACGCGGCGACCGCTGCGCAGTCACAGGTCATCGGCGAGGCGCTCGCCGGGTTCTTCGAACACCGGCAGGACATGCTGACGGGGATCCAGGACCGGATCCAGGCGTCGCTGTACGGCGCCGCGGGCGCGACCCGCGCCATCGTCGAGGGGGATGACGAGATGGGGGCTTCGACCGCGCAGGCGAACGCGATCGCCGCGTCGAAGGACGGGAACTTCACCGCGTTCGACGGGATGTTCGACCGGTGA
- a CDS encoding pore-forming ESAT-6 family protein, with product MSGGNQADRRDYDVAASQNAQDNFNAVAAQLEALIAQRDSDVKAAMADYQADGVSDEYHAKEQRWNTVAGEVKQIIATLRSSLQSNDESAQAAISKAKSAVGNIG from the coding sequence ATGAGCGGTGGCAACCAGGCAGACCGTCGCGACTACGACGTCGCGGCGTCGCAGAACGCGCAGGACAACTTCAACGCCGTGGCGGCGCAGCTCGAGGCGCTCATCGCGCAGCGTGACTCCGACGTCAAGGCAGCGATGGCCGACTACCAGGCCGACGGCGTCTCCGACGAGTACCACGCCAAGGAGCAGCGGTGGAACACCGTCGCGGGCGAGGTCAAGCAGATCATCGCCACGCTGCGCTCCTCGCTGCAGTCGAACGACGAGTCGGCGCAGGCAGCGATCAGCAAGGCGAAGTCGGCCGTCGGCAACATCGGCTGA
- a CDS encoding FHA domain-containing protein, protein MSSIVVETVVPVMTCGHCGAPSTQGQRFCTDCGTLLGRTVAASEYDALRDVAVARAGTVAVARLVDVVVCLLGGAAGAALLFLAHTAVPSSDAVGTTIAGALLGVVVTAAIVVARASRTGRGPGGVLLATRVVDVDDALPAGPFRQLTRIGRGARRASGSGPWAAATGTLTAALRLGREPLSPALPPLGTAFGAAASAGVRPGSAPARDQPGGPVPVGLDATRRSVGAYTALAGFDAVPAPAAPAAPAALPLDESIPADAVVLRFEQGAVHWFHGTCVVGRNPEAEPGVATVAVPDLSRTLSKTHVALVQAAGAVVLRDLGSTNGTTVVRPDGSFEVLVSGVDLVVDGGSTVRIGDHAFSVVRTGAAS, encoded by the coding sequence ATGTCGTCGATCGTGGTCGAGACCGTGGTCCCCGTGATGACCTGTGGTCACTGCGGGGCGCCGTCGACGCAGGGGCAGCGGTTCTGCACGGACTGCGGCACACTGCTCGGCCGTACCGTCGCCGCGTCGGAGTACGACGCCCTGCGCGACGTCGCCGTCGCCCGCGCGGGCACCGTCGCGGTCGCACGACTGGTCGACGTCGTCGTCTGCCTGCTCGGTGGCGCCGCGGGCGCCGCCCTCCTCTTCCTCGCCCACACGGCGGTCCCGTCGTCCGACGCGGTCGGCACCACGATCGCCGGAGCGCTGCTCGGCGTCGTCGTGACGGCCGCGATCGTGGTGGCCCGCGCCTCCAGGACGGGTCGTGGTCCCGGCGGCGTCCTCCTCGCCACCCGCGTCGTCGACGTGGACGACGCGCTGCCCGCCGGGCCGTTCCGCCAGCTGACCCGCATCGGTCGCGGCGCACGCCGCGCGTCCGGCTCCGGCCCCTGGGCCGCCGCGACCGGCACGCTCACCGCCGCCCTCCGGCTCGGCCGCGAGCCGCTCTCGCCGGCACTGCCGCCCCTCGGGACGGCGTTCGGTGCGGCAGCGTCCGCGGGCGTGCGTCCGGGCTCCGCACCGGCGCGCGACCAGCCTGGAGGCCCGGTGCCGGTCGGCCTCGACGCCACGCGACGGTCGGTGGGCGCGTACACGGCCCTCGCCGGCTTCGACGCGGTGCCCGCACCGGCTGCACCGGCTGCACCGGCCGCGCTGCCCCTCGACGAGTCGATCCCGGCGGACGCCGTCGTGCTCCGCTTCGAGCAGGGTGCCGTCCACTGGTTCCACGGGACATGCGTCGTCGGACGCAACCCCGAGGCGGAACCCGGCGTCGCAACGGTCGCGGTACCCGACCTGTCCCGGACGCTGTCGAAGACCCACGTCGCGCTCGTGCAGGCCGCCGGCGCGGTCGTGCTCCGCGACCTCGGTTCGACGAACGGCACGACCGTGGTGCGTCCCGACGGCTCCTTCGAGGTCCTCGTCTCCGGCGTGGACCTCGTGGTGGACGGCGGCTCGACCGTCCGCATCGGTGACCACGCCTTCTCGGTCGTCCGCACCGGAGCGGCGTCGTGA
- a CDS encoding DUF6177 family protein — MSPSAARRTDPTDDRPPARHPLLDSVGDGSVRIESRAAVVRLGRAQADLLGRAADVGARPILVTDGLSVVTEAFRQALLDAGGAWVVRGDDGLRNGLDGRRLDAFPDAVLTGPPRSVDEVAVSFLRPVAPTADQVVVSVSVRHRAAAETVLGTTSELLATELAGAAPTGWGTHEPAGRPWDRRTLTEAARDRMPDPTRFVVVGSAAAPVAFTVTAQRTDQGVEELTTGLLSVGAPGDAAATARVEAVPQVLGRLAATQLPLFALVLRRPGRADLAQAPRMPFPPVPVAVLLGAPAVRQLGLDPAVMRDRFGAVVAGKPRIPALVLPFGRHRDRSPVEELRDLVEHVGQDRVAEAVGMDESTREQVRRATEQ, encoded by the coding sequence GTGAGCCCGTCCGCGGCCCGGCGGACGGACCCGACGGACGACCGTCCGCCGGCGCGGCACCCGCTCCTCGACTCCGTCGGTGACGGCAGCGTGCGCATCGAGAGCCGGGCTGCCGTCGTGCGGCTCGGGCGGGCGCAGGCCGACCTGCTCGGACGCGCCGCGGACGTCGGAGCGCGGCCGATCCTCGTGACCGACGGCCTGTCCGTCGTGACCGAGGCCTTCCGGCAGGCGCTGCTCGACGCGGGCGGCGCATGGGTCGTCCGCGGTGACGACGGCCTGCGGAACGGGCTCGACGGCCGTCGACTCGACGCGTTCCCGGACGCCGTGCTGACCGGGCCGCCGCGGTCGGTCGACGAGGTCGCGGTCAGCTTCCTCCGCCCGGTCGCGCCGACCGCCGACCAGGTCGTGGTCTCGGTGTCGGTGCGACACCGTGCCGCCGCGGAGACCGTGCTCGGCACGACGTCCGAGCTGCTCGCCACCGAGCTCGCCGGCGCGGCGCCCACGGGCTGGGGCACGCACGAGCCCGCCGGGCGCCCGTGGGACCGTCGCACGCTGACCGAGGCCGCGCGGGACCGCATGCCGGACCCGACCCGGTTCGTCGTCGTGGGATCGGCGGCGGCTCCCGTCGCGTTCACCGTCACCGCCCAGCGCACCGACCAGGGGGTCGAGGAACTCACCACGGGACTGCTCTCGGTGGGCGCGCCGGGGGACGCGGCCGCCACCGCCCGGGTCGAGGCCGTGCCGCAGGTGCTCGGACGGCTCGCCGCCACCCAGCTCCCGCTCTTCGCGCTGGTCCTGCGTCGGCCGGGTCGCGCCGACCTCGCGCAGGCGCCGCGCATGCCGTTCCCGCCCGTCCCGGTGGCCGTGCTCCTCGGGGCGCCCGCCGTCCGGCAGCTCGGGCTGGACCCCGCGGTGATGCGCGACCGCTTCGGCGCCGTCGTCGCGGGGAAGCCGCGGATCCCGGCACTCGTGCTGCCGTTCGGTCGTCACCGCGACCGCAGCCCGGTCGAGGAGCTCCGCGACCTGGTCGAGCACGTCGGGCAGGACCGGGTGGCGGAAGCGGTGGGGATGGACGAGTCGACGAGGGAACAGGTGCGGCGTGCCACGGAACAGTGA
- a CDS encoding EsaB/YukD family protein, with amino-acid sequence MTDFTRVTVVGAGRRADVVVASDEPFAGLLPRFVDILDEPIADSAHPIALVRVTGEEVSLADDAATQEIGDGEVLHLVRRADAPPPPEVSDVTDTVADTLGRRHDGWGTAARQAVAATVVGTTASVTGTLVVATSTVASVRAAFADDAATVHPALVPGVLVGSGVVLAVAALVAGRAGARWTGIVLTAAATGLALPIGLVLGPLVASDGTTPAMTAGVVLVWAWIALGLGLGVGGRTRTVGVAAVVGVVLPLLGMVTWATPAPTAAGWGVVAVAAIAVCGLLPSVAMSTAGLTGLDDQVSGGEPVARGRVLTALDDAYRALDWTTAAVAAPIALAGAALVADDDPWAIGLGAATVVVAALRTRAFPLAVQGVLLWSAVVVAVVLGLVGHAATAPATVLGATAGIGVLAALLAGVRPAAHGRARLRSLGNVLETVSVVVMLPLLLGTFGLFAALLETF; translated from the coding sequence GTGACCGACTTCACCCGTGTGACGGTGGTCGGCGCCGGCCGTCGTGCCGACGTCGTCGTGGCGTCCGACGAGCCGTTCGCCGGACTCCTCCCCCGGTTCGTCGACATCCTCGACGAGCCGATCGCCGACTCCGCGCACCCGATCGCCCTCGTGCGGGTCACCGGCGAGGAGGTCTCGCTCGCGGACGACGCCGCTACGCAGGAGATCGGCGACGGCGAGGTCCTGCACCTCGTCCGGCGCGCCGACGCCCCGCCGCCGCCCGAGGTCTCGGACGTGACCGACACGGTGGCCGACACCCTCGGCAGGCGGCACGACGGCTGGGGCACGGCCGCGCGCCAGGCCGTCGCCGCCACGGTGGTCGGCACGACCGCGTCCGTCACGGGGACCCTCGTGGTGGCGACGTCCACCGTCGCCTCGGTCCGCGCCGCCTTCGCGGACGACGCCGCCACGGTCCACCCCGCGCTCGTGCCGGGCGTGCTGGTCGGCAGCGGGGTCGTCCTCGCCGTCGCCGCGCTCGTCGCCGGTCGCGCCGGTGCCCGGTGGACCGGGATCGTCCTCACGGCGGCGGCGACGGGGCTCGCCCTGCCGATCGGCCTCGTGCTCGGGCCGCTCGTCGCCTCCGACGGTACGACGCCCGCCATGACCGCCGGGGTGGTGCTCGTCTGGGCGTGGATCGCACTCGGCCTCGGGCTCGGCGTCGGCGGGCGGACCCGGACGGTCGGCGTGGCCGCCGTCGTCGGCGTCGTGCTGCCCCTGCTCGGCATGGTGACCTGGGCCACCCCCGCGCCGACCGCCGCCGGGTGGGGCGTGGTGGCAGTGGCCGCGATCGCGGTGTGCGGTCTCCTGCCGTCCGTCGCGATGTCGACCGCGGGCCTCACCGGCCTGGACGACCAGGTCAGCGGCGGCGAGCCCGTCGCGCGCGGACGTGTGCTCACCGCCCTCGACGACGCGTACCGGGCACTCGACTGGACGACCGCGGCGGTCGCGGCCCCGATCGCACTCGCCGGGGCCGCCCTCGTCGCCGACGACGACCCCTGGGCGATCGGCCTCGGTGCCGCGACGGTCGTGGTCGCGGCACTCCGCACCCGCGCCTTCCCGCTGGCGGTGCAGGGCGTCCTGCTCTGGTCGGCCGTGGTGGTCGCCGTGGTGCTCGGTCTGGTCGGACACGCCGCCACGGCTCCCGCCACGGTGCTCGGTGCGACGGCGGGCATCGGCGTCCTCGCAGCCCTGCTGGCCGGGGTGCGTCCGGCGGCGCACGGGCGTGCCCGGCTCCGCTCGCTCGGCAACGTGCTCGAGACCGTCTCGGTGGTCGTGATGCTCCCGCTGCTGCTCGGTACCTTCGGCCTCTTCGCCGCGCTCCTGGAGACCTTCTGA